In the genome of Kitasatospora cathayae, one region contains:
- a CDS encoding Pr6Pr family membrane protein, whose product MTVRTRPALWWRSGIVLSAGLGLVLGASSLVYFTVQSNVIVLGYFIGAVYWMVKRDTVDAPAPRLRGAATLYILITGLVSHVLLQHGANPLPGLVSGPDRLAHWSSFFLHYVTPVMVLVDWLVLKPRNAAAWKDIPLWLAFPLGYAAVVLARNALFDDFPTPYPYFFFDPTTRGYGYVWGQIAQLTVEFVVLAALVVGLDRLGTLVAGRWRPVRA is encoded by the coding sequence ATGACCGTCCGGACCCGCCCGGCGCTGTGGTGGCGCTCGGGCATCGTGCTCTCCGCGGGCCTCGGCCTGGTCCTCGGGGCCTCCTCGCTGGTGTACTTCACCGTGCAGAGCAACGTCATCGTGCTCGGCTACTTCATCGGCGCGGTGTACTGGATGGTCAAGCGCGACACCGTGGACGCGCCCGCGCCCCGGCTGCGCGGGGCCGCCACGCTGTACATCCTGATCACCGGGCTGGTCTCGCACGTCCTGCTCCAGCACGGCGCCAACCCGCTGCCAGGGCTGGTCAGCGGGCCGGACCGGCTGGCGCACTGGTCGTCCTTCTTCCTGCACTACGTCACGCCGGTGATGGTGCTGGTCGACTGGCTGGTGCTGAAGCCGCGCAACGCGGCGGCCTGGAAGGACATCCCGCTGTGGCTGGCCTTCCCGCTCGGCTACGCGGCGGTCGTACTCGCCCGCAACGCGCTGTTCGACGACTTCCCGACGCCCTACCCGTACTTCTTCTTCGACCCGACCACCAGGGGCTACGGCTACGTCTGGGGCCAGATCGCCCAGCTGACGGTCGAGTTCGTGGTGCTCGCCGCCCTCGTGGTCGGGCTGGACCGACTGGGCACGCTGGTCGCGGGGCGGTGGAGGCCCGTCCGGGCGTAG
- a CDS encoding response regulator translates to MTDEHGTDGGGTIRVVIADDERLVRMGLRVVIDAEPDLRVVGEAADGAEVVPLVRELRPDVVLMDVRMPGIDGIRATEQLVGGMAEPPRIVVVTTFEHDDHVYDALRAGAAGFLLKRARAEEMVQAVRLVARGDSLLFPAALRELALRHGAEGRREAAAGRGPIGRLTEREAQVLRLMATGLNNGEIARQLVVSQETVKTHVGSVLAKLGARDRTQAVIAAYESGFVLPG, encoded by the coding sequence ATGACCGACGAGCACGGGACCGACGGGGGCGGCACCATCCGCGTGGTGATCGCGGACGACGAACGGCTGGTCCGGATGGGCCTGCGGGTGGTGATCGACGCCGAGCCGGACCTCCGCGTGGTCGGCGAGGCCGCCGACGGTGCCGAGGTCGTCCCGCTGGTGCGCGAGCTGCGCCCGGACGTGGTGCTGATGGACGTCCGGATGCCCGGCATCGACGGCATCCGGGCCACCGAGCAGCTGGTCGGCGGGATGGCCGAACCGCCGAGGATCGTGGTGGTCACCACCTTCGAGCACGACGACCACGTGTACGACGCGCTGCGCGCGGGCGCGGCCGGGTTCCTGCTGAAGCGGGCGCGGGCGGAGGAGATGGTCCAGGCGGTGCGGCTGGTCGCGCGCGGGGACTCGCTGCTGTTCCCGGCGGCCCTGCGCGAACTCGCGCTGCGGCACGGCGCGGAGGGCCGGCGGGAGGCGGCCGCGGGCCGGGGGCCGATCGGGCGGCTGACCGAGCGGGAGGCGCAGGTGCTGCGGCTGATGGCCACCGGGCTGAACAACGGTGAGATCGCGCGGCAGCTGGTGGTGAGCCAGGAGACGGTGAAGACCCATGTCGGCAGCGTGCTGGCCAAGCTGGGCGCCCGGGACCGCACCCAGGCGGTGATCGCGGCGTACGAGTCGGGGTTCGTGCTGCCGGGCTGA
- a CDS encoding sensor histidine kinase gives MDTGGGLIRRAGEALFGRRARLRWVHLVLGGALLMPYYLLSVVALGALNPDQGHVRQLLLQLLALFTSLPMAAVTALVPTVRGLEGAAARALCAVARPEDLATGPARSWAARWRTALWFVLHLFSGGVVAGMTLAGAPFAVVLIFGFAGGEELAKYWTDRFPGWMITGPTLGLAVLLLIVGTNAACGTLLARWAPALLGPTPEERLAAAERRATVLAQRNRLARELHDSVGHALSAVGIQASAAARVLRTDPDFAAEALRAIEETARGAVAELDTVLGLLREEEDAGAGPAGPTLAGLDDLLRQLARTGVTVDAELAPGLGALPAEVSREAYRIVQEGLTNVLRHAGPAPAGLRVALDAGRLEIELTNPLGPARPSRPGGGRGLRGIGERATALRGGSSVGPSEDGTTWRLAVWLPVGGSAG, from the coding sequence GTGGACACGGGGGGCGGCCTGATTCGGCGGGCGGGAGAGGCGTTGTTCGGGCGGCGGGCCCGACTGCGCTGGGTGCACCTGGTGCTGGGCGGCGCGCTGCTCATGCCGTACTACCTGTTGTCGGTGGTGGCGCTCGGGGCACTCAACCCGGACCAGGGGCACGTTCGCCAACTGCTGCTGCAGCTCCTCGCGTTGTTCACCTCGTTGCCGATGGCAGCGGTCACCGCCCTGGTACCGACCGTCCGGGGCCTGGAGGGCGCGGCCGCGCGGGCGCTGTGCGCGGTGGCGCGGCCGGAGGACCTGGCCACCGGGCCGGCCCGGTCCTGGGCGGCCCGGTGGCGCACCGCGCTCTGGTTCGTGCTGCACCTGTTCTCGGGCGGCGTGGTCGCCGGGATGACGCTGGCCGGGGCGCCGTTCGCGGTGGTGCTGATCTTCGGATTCGCCGGGGGCGAGGAACTCGCCAAGTACTGGACGGACCGCTTCCCCGGCTGGATGATCACCGGCCCGACGCTGGGCCTGGCCGTCCTGCTGCTGATCGTCGGGACCAACGCCGCCTGCGGCACGCTGCTGGCCCGCTGGGCACCCGCCCTGCTCGGCCCGACCCCGGAGGAACGGCTGGCCGCCGCCGAGCGGCGGGCCACCGTGCTCGCCCAGCGCAACCGGCTGGCCCGCGAACTGCACGACTCGGTCGGCCACGCGCTCAGCGCGGTCGGCATCCAGGCCTCGGCGGCCGCCCGGGTGCTGCGCACCGACCCGGACTTCGCCGCCGAGGCGCTGCGGGCGATCGAGGAGACCGCCCGCGGGGCCGTCGCCGAACTGGACACCGTGCTCGGGCTGTTGCGCGAGGAGGAGGACGCCGGCGCCGGACCGGCCGGGCCCACCCTGGCCGGGCTGGACGACCTGCTGCGCCAACTCGCCCGGACCGGTGTGACGGTGGACGCCGAGCTGGCACCGGGCCTCGGCGCGCTGCCGGCCGAGGTCTCCCGCGAGGCGTACCGGATCGTGCAGGAGGGCCTGACCAACGTGCTGCGGCATGCCGGGCCCGCCCCGGCCGGGCTGCGGGTCGCGCTCGACGCGGGCCGGCTGGAGATCGAACTGACCAACCCGCTGGGCCCGGCCCGCCCGAGCCGCCCCGGCGGCGGGCGCGGGCTGCGCGGGATCGGGGAACGCGCGACGGCCCTGCGCGGCGGCAGCAGCGTGGGGCCGAGCGAGGACGGAACGACGTGGCGGCTGGCCGTGTGGCTGCCGGTGGGAGGGAGCGCGGGATGA
- a CDS encoding GNAT family N-acetyltransferase: protein MATVDQDVTTARTIVAVSERLVLTRPQEGDAEAMFAIHGDPETNRYNPYGPQRDIAQAREQLAGFVADWPRDGVGYCMVSTREEPEVIIGVAGLFLHTLDGEQVFNLYYRFRPSAWGKGYAAEACRAAMAEALPRFPGIPVTALIRADNLPSRRLAERLGLVADPDGRVDHEDRLIHRMA from the coding sequence ATGGCCACCGTCGACCAGGACGTCACCACCGCCCGCACGATCGTCGCCGTTTCCGAGCGGCTGGTGCTGACGCGCCCGCAGGAGGGGGACGCCGAGGCGATGTTCGCGATCCACGGGGATCCGGAGACCAACCGGTACAACCCGTACGGGCCGCAGCGGGACATCGCGCAGGCGCGGGAGCAGTTGGCGGGGTTCGTGGCGGACTGGCCGCGGGACGGGGTGGGGTACTGCATGGTGTCGACCCGGGAGGAGCCGGAGGTGATCATCGGGGTCGCCGGGCTGTTCCTGCACACGCTGGACGGGGAGCAGGTGTTCAACCTGTACTACCGGTTCCGGCCGTCCGCCTGGGGCAAGGGGTACGCGGCGGAGGCGTGCCGGGCGGCGATGGCGGAGGCGCTGCCGCGGTTCCCGGGGATTCCGGTGACGGCGCTGATCCGGGCCGACAACCTGCCCTCGCGGCGGCTCGCCGAACGGCTCGGGCTGGTCGCGGACCCGGACGGGCGGGTGGACCACGAGGACCGGTTGATCCACCGGATGGCGTAG
- a CDS encoding CaiB/BaiF CoA transferase family protein: protein MGDTSSPAGGAVGPGPLAGVRVVELAGIGPGPFAAMLLGDLGADVVRVDRPEPSPLGTDPAYDLTNRNKRSVLVDLKAPEGPGLVLDLVERADLLIEGYRPGVAERLGVGPEACLARNPALVYGRMTGWGQQGPRAATAGHDLGYAAVAGVLGLVAAPGGADAPPGIPANLLGDYAGGSLYLVVGLLAGLHHARATGAGQVVDAAIVDGAAHLGSMLWGLLAAGHWQDRRGVNLLDGGAPFYAIYPAADGGHLAVGALEPRFYAEFARLLELGPDAPGQYDLARWPELRALIAARFASRTRAEWETVFAGSDACVEPVLTMRQAACEEHLLARGTYVEVDGVTQPAPAPRFSATPGALRRPPARPGADTAEVARDWAVPSLGSGAVDTEPFDSAAEQGE, encoded by the coding sequence GTGGGTGACACGAGCAGTCCGGCGGGCGGTGCGGTCGGTCCGGGGCCGTTGGCGGGTGTGCGGGTGGTCGAGCTCGCCGGGATCGGACCGGGGCCGTTCGCGGCGATGTTGTTGGGCGATCTCGGGGCGGACGTGGTGCGGGTGGACCGCCCGGAGCCCTCGCCGCTCGGGACGGATCCGGCGTACGACCTCACCAACCGGAACAAGCGGTCGGTGCTGGTCGACCTCAAGGCACCCGAGGGACCCGGACTGGTGCTGGACCTGGTCGAGCGAGCCGACCTGCTGATCGAGGGCTACCGGCCGGGTGTCGCGGAGCGGCTCGGCGTCGGACCCGAGGCGTGTCTGGCACGCAATCCGGCGCTGGTGTACGGGCGGATGACCGGGTGGGGGCAGCAGGGCCCGCGGGCCGCCACCGCCGGGCACGACCTCGGGTACGCGGCGGTGGCCGGGGTGCTCGGGCTGGTCGCCGCGCCGGGCGGGGCCGACGCGCCGCCCGGGATCCCGGCGAACCTGCTCGGCGACTACGCGGGCGGCTCGCTCTACCTGGTCGTCGGCCTGCTGGCCGGGCTGCACCACGCCCGTGCCACCGGTGCCGGCCAGGTGGTCGACGCCGCGATCGTGGACGGTGCGGCGCACCTCGGCAGCATGCTGTGGGGGCTGCTCGCGGCCGGCCACTGGCAGGACCGCCGGGGCGTCAACCTGCTGGACGGCGGTGCGCCGTTCTACGCGATCTACCCGGCGGCCGACGGCGGGCACCTCGCGGTGGGCGCCCTGGAGCCCCGGTTCTACGCCGAGTTCGCCCGACTGCTGGAGCTGGGCCCGGACGCGCCCGGCCAGTACGACCTCGCCCGCTGGCCCGAACTGCGCGCCCTGATCGCCGCCCGCTTCGCCAGCCGGACCAGGGCCGAGTGGGAGACCGTCTTCGCCGGCTCGGACGCGTGCGTGGAACCTGTGCTGACGATGCGTCAGGCCGCTTGCGAGGAACACCTGTTGGCGCGCGGGACGTACGTCGAGGTGGACGGTGTGACCCAGCCCGCCCCCGCCCCGCGGTTCTCCGCGACCCCCGGCGCGCTGCGCCGCCCGCCGGCCCGGCCGGGCGCGGACACCGCGGAGGTGGCCCGGGACTGGGCCGTGCCGTCGCTCGGTTCCGGAGCCGTCGACACCGAACCATTCGACTCCGCAGCAGAACAAGGGGAGTAG
- a CDS encoding acyl-CoA dehydrogenase family protein, which translates to MQREIFTEQHEDFRDTVKAFLAKEVLPHYDRWEKAGIVDRSVWLAAGRQGLLGIAVPEEYGGGGAPDFRYAAVLAEEFARAGASGLAIGLHNDIIGPYLTSLATEEQKRRWLPGFCSGELITAIAMTEPGTGSDLQGIRTQAVDQGDHFLLNGAKTFISNGILADLVIVVARTTPEGGAHGLSLLAVERGTPGFERGRNLDKIGQKAQDTAELFFEDVRVPKENLLGELNGGFVHLMQNLAQERLTIAAAAIAGAEYLVEITTDYVKQREAFGRPLAKLQHVRFEIAELATECAITRTFVDRCITEHNRYALTPADASMAKWWATELQKRTADRCLQLHGGYGYMSEFPVARAFTDGRIQTIYGGTTEIMKEIVGRSILD; encoded by the coding sequence TTGCAGCGCGAGATCTTCACCGAGCAGCACGAGGACTTCCGGGACACCGTGAAGGCCTTCCTCGCCAAGGAGGTGCTGCCGCACTACGACCGCTGGGAGAAGGCCGGCATCGTCGACCGCTCCGTCTGGCTGGCGGCCGGCCGGCAGGGCCTGCTCGGCATCGCCGTGCCCGAGGAGTACGGCGGTGGCGGCGCCCCGGATTTCCGCTACGCCGCCGTGCTGGCCGAGGAGTTCGCCCGGGCCGGCGCCTCCGGGCTGGCGATCGGGCTGCACAACGACATCATCGGCCCGTACCTCACCTCGCTCGCCACCGAGGAGCAGAAGCGCCGCTGGCTGCCCGGCTTCTGCAGCGGCGAGCTGATCACCGCGATCGCGATGACCGAGCCCGGCACCGGCTCCGACCTGCAGGGCATCCGCACCCAGGCGGTCGACCAGGGTGACCACTTCCTGCTCAACGGCGCCAAGACCTTCATCTCCAACGGCATCCTGGCCGACCTGGTCATCGTGGTCGCCCGCACCACCCCCGAGGGCGGCGCGCACGGGCTGAGCCTGCTGGCCGTCGAGCGCGGCACGCCCGGCTTCGAGCGCGGCCGCAACCTCGACAAGATCGGCCAGAAGGCCCAGGACACCGCCGAGTTGTTCTTCGAGGACGTCCGGGTGCCGAAGGAGAACCTGCTCGGCGAGCTCAACGGCGGCTTCGTCCACCTGATGCAGAACCTCGCCCAGGAACGGCTCACCATCGCCGCCGCGGCGATCGCCGGCGCCGAGTACCTGGTCGAGATCACCACCGACTACGTCAAGCAGCGCGAGGCCTTCGGCCGTCCGCTGGCCAAGCTCCAGCACGTCCGCTTCGAGATCGCCGAACTGGCCACCGAGTGCGCGATCACCCGGACCTTCGTCGACCGCTGCATCACCGAGCACAACCGCTACGCGCTCACCCCGGCGGACGCCTCGATGGCCAAGTGGTGGGCCACCGAACTGCAGAAGCGCACGGCCGACCGCTGTCTCCAACTCCACGGGGGGTACGGGTACATGAGCGAGTTCCCGGTCGCCCGGGCGTTCACCGACGGCCGCATCCAGACGATCTACGGCGGCACCACCGAGATCATGAAGGAGATCGTCGGCCGCTCCATCCTCGACTGA
- a CDS encoding acetyl-CoA C-acetyltransferase, with translation MTTEAYVYDAIRTPRGRGKANGSLHGTKPIDLVVGLIHEMRRRFPELDPAAIDDVVLGVVSPIGDQGSDIARIAAIAAGLPDTVAGVQENRFCASGLEAVNLAAAKVRSGWEDLVLAGGVESMSRVKMASDGGAWFADPMTAYETDFVPQGIGADLIATIEGLSRTDVDAFAAESQARAAKAQADGLFDRSVVPVRDRNGLVVLERDEFIRPGTTVETLAGLKPSFAQIGEAGGFDAVALQKYHWVEAIDHVHHAGNSSGIVDGAALVAIGNREVGERYGLRPRARIVSAAVSGSEPTIMLTGPAPATRKALAKAGLTAADIDLVEINEAFAAVALRFIRELGFRHDQVNVNGGAIALGHPLGATGAMLLGTVVDELERRDLRYGLITLCVGGGMGVATIVERV, from the coding sequence GTGACCACCGAAGCGTACGTCTACGACGCGATCCGCACCCCGCGCGGCCGCGGCAAGGCCAACGGCTCGCTGCACGGCACCAAGCCGATCGACCTGGTCGTCGGCCTGATCCACGAAATGCGCCGCCGCTTCCCCGAGTTGGACCCGGCCGCGATCGACGACGTCGTGCTCGGCGTGGTCTCGCCGATCGGCGACCAGGGCTCCGACATCGCCCGGATCGCCGCCATCGCGGCCGGTCTGCCCGACACCGTCGCCGGCGTCCAGGAGAACCGCTTCTGCGCCTCCGGCCTGGAAGCCGTCAACCTGGCCGCCGCCAAGGTCCGTTCGGGCTGGGAGGACCTGGTCCTGGCCGGCGGCGTGGAGTCGATGTCCCGGGTCAAGATGGCCTCCGACGGCGGCGCCTGGTTCGCCGACCCGATGACCGCCTACGAGACCGACTTCGTCCCGCAGGGCATCGGCGCCGACCTGATCGCCACCATCGAGGGCCTCTCCCGCACCGACGTGGACGCCTTCGCCGCCGAGTCCCAGGCCCGCGCCGCCAAGGCCCAGGCGGACGGCCTGTTCGACCGCTCGGTGGTCCCGGTGCGCGACCGCAACGGCCTGGTCGTGCTGGAGCGCGACGAGTTCATCCGCCCCGGCACCACCGTCGAGACCCTGGCCGGCCTCAAGCCCTCCTTCGCCCAGATCGGCGAGGCCGGCGGCTTCGACGCCGTCGCCCTGCAGAAGTACCACTGGGTGGAGGCCATCGACCACGTCCACCACGCGGGCAACTCCTCCGGCATCGTGGACGGCGCCGCCCTCGTCGCGATCGGCAACCGCGAGGTCGGCGAGCGGTACGGGCTGCGCCCGCGCGCCCGGATCGTCTCCGCCGCCGTCTCCGGCTCCGAGCCGACCATCATGCTCACCGGCCCCGCCCCGGCCACCCGCAAGGCGCTCGCCAAGGCCGGCCTCACCGCCGCCGACATCGACCTGGTCGAGATCAACGAGGCCTTCGCGGCGGTCGCGCTCCGCTTCATCCGCGAACTCGGCTTCCGGCACGACCAGGTGAACGTCAACGGCGGCGCGATCGCCCTCGGCCACCCCCTCGGCGCCACCGGCGCGATGCTGCTCGGCACCGTCGTCGACGAACTGGAGCGGCGCGACCTGCGCTACGGCCTGATCACCCTGTGCGTGGGCGGCGGCATGGGCGTCGCCACCATCGTCGAGCGCGTCTGA
- a CDS encoding 3-hydroxyacyl-CoA dehydrogenase NAD-binding domain-containing protein, with the protein MSDTTTIRWEQDQDGVVTLVLDDPTQSVNTMNEAFTADFEAVVERLAGLASSDALRGVVITSGKKTFFAGGDLRMLSAARPEDAEAVFEKSMRIKRSLRKLETLGKPVVAAVNGSALGGGLEIALACHHRIALNTPASRIGLPEVTLGLLPGGGGVVRTVRLFGITDALLKYLLQGRQYRPAQALEHGLVHELVDTPEELTARAKAWIEANPTAVQPWDVKGYKIPGGTPATPAFAANLPAFPANLRKQLNGAPYPAPRNVLAAAVESAQVDVDTAMVIEARYFTELACGQTSKNMIQALFFDMQAVNSGAGRPKDVEKRLVRKVAVLGAGMMGAGIAYACAKAGIDVVLKDVSLEAAERGKAYSEGLLNKAIARGRSTEAKRDALLARITPTSEAADLAGCDAVIEAVFENTELKHKVFQEVEGVVAPDALLCSNTSTLPIGVLAEGVRRTGDFIGLHFFSPVDKMRLVEIIRGPQTGDEALARAFDLVRQIDKTPIVVNDSRGFFTSRVIGQFLNEGVAMVGEGIHPSSIEQAAAQAGYPAKVLSLMDELTLTLPRKIRDEYRLAVEAAGGTWTPHPADAVVDRMVDEFGRPGRSGGAGFYEYGEDGKRGRLWPGLLEHFSRDGASDAADVPFEDLKERMLFSEALDSVRCLEEGVLTSVADANVGSILGIGFPAWTGGVFQYINGYQGGPAGFAARARELAAAYGERFAPPALLERIAEEGRTFTD; encoded by the coding sequence ATGAGCGACACCACCACCATCCGCTGGGAGCAGGACCAGGACGGCGTGGTCACCCTCGTCCTCGACGACCCCACCCAGTCCGTCAACACCATGAACGAGGCCTTCACGGCCGACTTCGAGGCCGTGGTCGAGCGGCTGGCCGGCCTCGCCTCCTCCGACGCGCTGCGCGGGGTGGTGATCACCTCCGGCAAGAAGACCTTCTTCGCCGGGGGAGACCTGCGGATGCTCTCCGCCGCCCGCCCCGAGGACGCCGAGGCCGTCTTCGAGAAGTCGATGCGGATCAAGCGCTCGCTGCGCAAGCTGGAGACCCTCGGCAAGCCGGTCGTCGCCGCCGTCAACGGCAGCGCGCTCGGCGGCGGCCTGGAGATCGCCCTCGCCTGCCACCACCGGATCGCGCTGAACACCCCCGCCAGCCGGATCGGCCTGCCCGAGGTCACCCTCGGTCTGCTGCCGGGCGGCGGCGGTGTGGTCCGTACGGTCCGGCTGTTCGGCATCACCGACGCCCTGCTGAAGTACCTGCTGCAGGGCCGCCAGTACCGCCCCGCGCAGGCGCTGGAGCACGGGCTGGTGCACGAACTGGTCGACACCCCGGAGGAGTTGACCGCCCGGGCGAAGGCCTGGATCGAGGCCAACCCGACTGCCGTCCAGCCCTGGGACGTCAAGGGGTACAAGATCCCCGGCGGCACCCCCGCCACCCCCGCCTTCGCCGCCAACCTGCCCGCCTTCCCGGCCAACCTGCGCAAGCAGCTGAACGGCGCCCCCTACCCGGCGCCGCGCAACGTGCTCGCCGCCGCGGTGGAGAGTGCCCAGGTCGACGTCGACACCGCGATGGTGATCGAGGCCCGCTACTTCACCGAGCTGGCCTGCGGGCAGACCAGCAAGAACATGATCCAGGCGCTGTTCTTCGACATGCAGGCGGTCAACTCCGGTGCCGGGCGCCCCAAGGACGTCGAGAAGCGGCTGGTCCGCAAGGTGGCGGTGCTCGGCGCCGGGATGATGGGCGCCGGCATCGCCTACGCCTGCGCCAAGGCCGGCATCGACGTCGTGCTCAAGGACGTCAGCCTCGAGGCCGCCGAGCGCGGAAAGGCCTACTCCGAGGGGCTGTTGAACAAGGCGATCGCCCGCGGCCGCTCCACCGAGGCCAAGCGCGACGCCCTGCTCGCCCGGATCACTCCCACCTCCGAGGCCGCCGATCTGGCCGGCTGCGACGCGGTGATCGAGGCCGTCTTCGAGAACACCGAGCTCAAGCACAAGGTGTTCCAGGAGGTCGAGGGCGTGGTCGCCCCCGACGCGCTGCTCTGCTCCAACACCTCCACCCTGCCGATCGGAGTGCTCGCCGAAGGCGTCCGGCGCACCGGTGACTTCATCGGCCTGCACTTCTTCTCGCCGGTCGACAAGATGCGCCTGGTCGAGATCATCCGCGGCCCGCAGACCGGCGACGAGGCGCTCGCCCGGGCCTTCGACCTGGTCCGGCAGATCGACAAGACCCCGATCGTGGTCAACGACTCGCGCGGCTTCTTCACCTCGCGGGTGATCGGCCAGTTCCTCAACGAGGGCGTCGCCATGGTCGGCGAGGGCATCCACCCGTCCTCGATCGAGCAGGCCGCCGCCCAGGCCGGCTACCCCGCCAAGGTGCTCTCCCTGATGGACGAGCTCACCCTCACCCTGCCGCGCAAGATCCGCGACGAGTACCGGCTCGCCGTCGAGGCCGCCGGCGGCACCTGGACGCCGCACCCGGCCGACGCGGTGGTGGACCGGATGGTCGACGAGTTCGGCCGCCCCGGACGCAGCGGCGGCGCGGGCTTCTACGAGTACGGCGAGGACGGCAAGCGCGGCCGGCTCTGGCCGGGGCTGCTGGAGCACTTCTCCCGGGACGGTGCCTCCGATGCCGCTGACGTCCCGTTCGAGGACCTCAAGGAGCGGATGCTGTTCAGCGAGGCGCTCGACTCGGTGCGCTGCCTGGAGGAGGGCGTGCTGACCTCGGTCGCCGACGCCAACGTGGGCTCGATCCTGGGCATCGGCTTCCCGGCCTGGACGGGCGGCGTCTTCCAGTACATCAACGGCTACCAGGGCGGCCCGGCCGGCTTCGCGGCGCGCGCCCGCGAACTCGCCGCGGCGTACGGCGAGCGGTTCGCGCCGCCGGCGCTGCTGGAGCGGATCGCGGAGGAGGGGCGGACCTTCACCGACTGA
- a CDS encoding MerR family transcriptional regulator translates to MGEHGAGVGEVRLTVDELAARAGVTVRTVRFYGTKGLLPPPELGPRRVGLYGAAHLDRLGLIEELQRQGLTLAAIERYLARLPEDSTPLGLAIHRALVASWTPETAEEVGRAQLERRAGRGLSEEQVERLIAMGALEPTADPEVFRADPGLLPLGVRILDVPIPLDTLLAARAVVLEHSRATARELQRLFRETVWKPYRESEPDPAELARMKELTDHIQPMVAQVLVTAFQRSLREELGEELGEETS, encoded by the coding sequence ATGGGGGAGCACGGCGCCGGGGTGGGCGAGGTGCGGCTGACGGTGGACGAGTTGGCGGCGCGCGCCGGGGTGACGGTGCGGACGGTGCGGTTCTACGGGACGAAGGGGTTGCTGCCGCCGCCGGAGCTGGGGCCGCGGCGGGTGGGGCTGTACGGGGCCGCGCACCTGGACCGGCTGGGGCTGATCGAGGAGCTGCAGCGGCAGGGGCTGACGCTGGCCGCGATCGAGCGGTACCTGGCCCGGCTGCCGGAGGACAGCACACCGCTGGGCCTGGCGATCCACCGGGCGCTGGTGGCGTCCTGGACGCCGGAGACGGCCGAGGAGGTGGGCCGGGCACAGTTGGAGCGGCGGGCCGGTCGAGGGCTGTCGGAGGAGCAGGTGGAACGCCTGATCGCGATGGGCGCCCTGGAACCGACGGCCGACCCGGAGGTGTTCCGGGCGGACCCGGGCCTCCTGCCGCTGGGCGTACGGATCCTGGACGTGCCGATCCCGTTGGATACGCTGCTGGCCGCCCGCGCGGTGGTGCTGGAGCACAGCCGGGCGACGGCCCGGGAGTTGCAGCGGCTGTTCCGGGAGACGGTGTGGAAGCCGTACCGGGAGAGCGAGCCGGACCCGGCGGAGCTGGCCCGGATGAAGGAGCTCACCGACCACATACAGCCGATGGTCGCGCAGGTGCTGGTCACCGCGTTCCAGCGGTCCTTGCGCGAGGAGTTGGGCGAGGAGTTGGGCGAGGAAACCAGCTGA
- a CDS encoding isopenicillin N synthase family dioxygenase, whose protein sequence is MTQQHTPISGTGSTAEAHPEALPVIDLSLADGTREDRRRLHDELRAAATGVGFFQLVGHGVTPEETAALTGAMRAFFALPEADRLAVSNLNSPHYRGYTRTGDERTGGSQDWRDQLDIGAELPPHAPGTGEPPYWWLEGPNQWPAALPELRTAALGWIDHLGTVARRLLHELLAAIGARPDFYDDAFAGHPHLRLKLVRYPGTAPDGAGQGVGAHKDYGFITLLLQDSVGGLQVERPDGTFLDVPPLDGAFVVNLGELLEVATDGYLKATSHRVVSPPGARERYSVPFFYNPRLDAHIEPLDFPLAHHAPGATEDPANPLFADFGFNEWKGYTRAHPEVTRRHHAALA, encoded by the coding sequence ATGACGCAGCAGCACACGCCCATATCCGGAACCGGCTCCACCGCGGAGGCGCACCCCGAGGCCCTCCCGGTGATCGACCTCTCGCTCGCCGACGGCACCCGGGAGGACCGCCGCCGACTGCACGACGAGCTCCGCGCCGCGGCCACCGGCGTCGGCTTCTTCCAACTCGTCGGCCACGGCGTCACCCCGGAGGAGACGGCCGCGCTCACCGGAGCCATGCGCGCCTTCTTCGCCCTCCCCGAGGCCGACCGGCTCGCCGTGAGCAACCTCAACTCCCCGCACTACCGCGGCTACACCCGTACCGGCGACGAGCGCACCGGCGGCAGCCAGGACTGGCGCGACCAGCTGGACATCGGCGCCGAGCTGCCCCCGCACGCCCCCGGCACCGGCGAGCCCCCGTACTGGTGGCTGGAGGGTCCCAACCAGTGGCCGGCCGCACTCCCCGAGCTGCGCACCGCCGCGCTCGGCTGGATCGACCACCTCGGCACGGTCGCCCGGCGCCTGCTGCACGAACTCCTCGCCGCGATCGGCGCCCGCCCCGACTTCTACGACGACGCCTTCGCCGGCCACCCCCACCTGCGCCTCAAGCTGGTCCGCTACCCCGGCACCGCCCCGGACGGCGCCGGTCAGGGCGTCGGCGCCCACAAGGACTACGGCTTCATCACCCTGCTCCTCCAGGACTCCGTCGGCGGCCTCCAGGTCGAGCGCCCGGACGGCACCTTCCTGGACGTCCCGCCGCTCGACGGCGCCTTCGTGGTCAACCTCGGCGAGTTGCTGGAAGTGGCCACCGACGGCTACCTCAAGGCCACCAGCCACCGCGTGGTCAGCCCGCCCGGAGCCCGCGAGCGCTACTCCGTCCCGTTCTTCTACAATCCCCGGCTCGACGCCCACATCGAACCGCTCGACTTCCCCCTCGCCCACCACGCCCCCGGCGCCACCGAGGACCCGGCCAACCCGCTCTTCGCCGACTTCGGCTTCAACGAGTGGAAGGGCTACACCCGAGCCCATCCCGAGGTCACCCGCCGCCACCACGCAGCCCTCGCCTGA